A stretch of DNA from Jatrophihabitans endophyticus:
CCGATCTTGTAGTTGATACCGGTGTAGAAGAGGATGCGCTCGGTCGTCGTGGTCTTGCCCGCGTCGATGTGCGCCATGATCCCGATGTTGCGGGTCTTGGCGAGCTCGGCTGCGTTTGCCATGTCTGTCTCGTCTTCCTTGCTGGCGGGCGGGCGCGGGTGTCTGCGACGGTGGTCGCGGACTACCAGCGGTAGTGCGCGAAGGCCTTGTTGGATTCGGCCATCTTGTGGGTGTCCTCGCGACGCTTGACGCTGGCGCCCAGGCCGTTGCTGGCGTCGAGGATCTCGTTCATCAGCCGCTCGGTCATCGTCTTCTCGCGCCGCGAGCGCGAGTAGCTCACCAGCCAGCGCAGCGCGAGCGTGGTGCTGCGGCCGGGCTTGACCTCGATCGGCACCTGGTAGGTGGCGCCACCGACGCGGCGGCTCTTCACCTCGAGGGCGGGCTTGACGTTGTCGAGCGCACGCTTGAGCGTGACCACCGGGTCGGCGCCGGTCTTGTCGCGGGTGCCCTCGAGGGCGCCGTAGACGATGCCCTCGGCGATGGACTTCTTGCCGCCGACGAGCACCTTGTTGACCAGCTGGGTGACCAACGGCGAGGCGTACACCGGGTCGATCACGAGCGGACGGCGCGGGGCGGGACCCTTGCGAGGCACTAGCTCTTCTCCTTCTTCGCGCCGTAGCGGCTGCGGGCCTGCTTGCGGCCGCGCACGCCCTGTGTGTCGAGCGAACCGCGGATGATCTTGTAGCGCACGCCCGGGAGGTCCTTCACGCGACCGCCGCGCACGAGCACGATCGAGTGCTCCTGCAGGTTGTGGCCGACACCCGGGATGTAGGCGGTGACCTCGATCTGGCTGGTCAGTCGCACACGGGCGACCTTGCGCAGCGCAGAGTTCGGCTTCTTCGGCGTGGTCGTGTAGACGCGGGTGCACACGCCGCGGCGCTGCGGGGAGCCCTTGAGCGCCGGCGTCTTGGTCTTGTCGACCTTGTCCTCGCGGCCCTTGCGGACCAGCTGCTGGATCGTAGGCATGCGGCCTGCAATCTCCTCGTTCGTCGTCTCTGCTTGGTACTGCTCTTCGGTCGTGCTGGTGTCGGACCCGGCTCGCTAGGGGCGTGCTCGTCCGGACGCTGTGCTGTTGTCGTACCCACGCGGGCCGACCTCCCGGTCCCCGAGGTCGGGCGTGTCGCGCCGACCCAGGCCCCGCCGGCCTCGTCACGACTGCTGAGCCGGGGGTAAGAGCTCGGTGTTACCGCGAGGGGCACACCTGGTGACCCGAATTGCTCCGGGCACAAGGAGCAACTGTACTCAGCTGCCCGCGGGACGCCAAATCCCCTCAGATCGAGGTCCTCGAGCGGGGCCTGCTCCCCGCGATCAGGTCGGAATTTCGGGCCTGTCGTCCCCGACCCACCGCGCCGAACGCGCACCGCGGTGACAATGGCCGGGTGGCCGAGCTGTGGATCCGCGACGCGACACCCGCCGACGCCGCGGCCTGCGCCGCGATCTACGCACCCTACGTCACCGACACCGCGATCACCTTCGAGCTCGACGCCCCGGACGCGACGGTGTTCGCCACCCGCATCACGGCGGCGCAGGATGCCCACGCGTGGCTGGTGGGCGAGACGGGCGGCCGGGTGATCGGTTACGCCTACGCCGGCCGGTACAAGACCCGCGCCGCCTACCGGTGGGCGTGCGAGGTGAGCGTCTACCTGGAACCGGGGCTGCGCCGGACCGGCGCCGGGCGCGCGCTCTACGAGGCGCTGTTCGAGCGGCTGGTCGCGCGCGGCTACCGGACCGCCGTCGCCGGGATGACGCTGCCGAACCCGGCCAGTGAGGGCCTGCACCACGCGCTCGGCTTCGAGACGGTCGGCGTGTACCGGCGCATCGGCTGGAAGCACGGCGCCTGGCACGACGTCGAGTGGACGCAGCGCCGGCTCGTCGACGGCGACGCCGGCCCATCCCGCGAACCCGGCTGACCGCGCACCCGGTCGGCCTCACCGGAGCGCGCCGGTCCCCCGGTTGGCCCCACCTCAGCGCGGTTGCTGGAGCCCCATCACCGCGCTGGCATGGGGCCAACCTGCCCGCCGCACCGGCCCGCGACCCCTGCCGGACCAGCGACGCGCCGACCTCGAGGGGACGTCAACGGACCGACGTGGGGCGGAAGCGGGGACGACGAAGGGCCGGCCCCCGCGGGGACCGGCCCTTCGTGCGTCGTGCGGACTACCGGGCGAGCGATCGGCTCACTAGCGGTAGTCGTCGTAGCCGAACTCGTCGAGCGGGACGGCCGGGCCGAGCGTGTTGTTGCCGAACCCGTAGTAGTCGTTCTCGTCGTACCCGGACATGGAGAACGCCGCGGCGCGGGCCTCCTCGGTCGGGTTGACGTCGACGTTGCGGTACCGCGAGATGCCGGTGCCGGCCGGGATCAGCTTGCCGATGATCACGTTCTCCTTGAGGCCGACCAGCGAATCGGACTTCGCGGAGATCGCGGCGTCGGTGAGCACCCGGGTCGTCTCCTGGAACGACGCCGCCGAGAGCCACGACTCGGTCGCCAGCGAGGCCTTGGTGATGCCCATGAGCACCGGACGGCCGGACGCCGGCTCGTTGCCCTCGGCCACGGCCCGCCGGTTCTCGCTCTCGAACGACGTGCGCTCGACCAGCGAACCGGGCAGGAACTCGGTCGCACCCGACTCGATCACCGTGATGCGCTTGAGCATCTGCCGGATGATCACCTCGATGTGCTTGTCGTGGATCGCGACACCCTGGCTGCGGTAGACCTCCTGGACCTCACGCACCAGGTGCAGCTGCACCTCGCGCGGGCCCATGATCCGCAGCACGTCGTGCGGGTTCACCGCGCCCGAGATGAGCTGGGTGCCCGCCTCGACCGCGTCGCCGTCGTTGACGAGCGGACGAGCACGCCGGGTGATCGGGTACTCCTTCTCCTCGTCACCGTCGTCGGGGATGATCACGATGCGCCGCGACGAGCCCTTCGAGCCGTCGGACTCCTCGAACCGGACCCGTCCCGAGGTCTCCGCGATCGGCGACATGCCCTTGGGCACACGTGCCTCGAACAGCTCGCCGACACGGGGCAGACCGTGCGTGATGTCGTCACCGGCGATGCCGCCGGTGTGGAACGTCCGCATGGTCAGCTGGGTGCCCGGCTCACCGATCGACTGCGCCGCGATGATGCCGACGGCCTCACCGACGTCCACCAGCTTGCCGGTCGCGAGCGAGCGGCCGTAGCAGGTAGCGCAGGTGCCGAGCGAGGACTCGCAGGTCAGCACCGAGCGGACCCGGACCTCGCTGATCCCGGCCTCGACGAGCTCGTCGATCAGGACGTCACCGAGATCGGTGCCGGCCGTCGCGACGGTCGTCTTGCCGTTGGTGATGTCCTCGGCGAGGACGCGCGCGTAGACCGAGGTCTCGACGTGCACGTCCTTGAGCAGCGTGCCGTCGGGCTGGACCGCCGCGATCGCCATGACGAGGCCACGGTCGGTGCCGCAGTCCTCCTCACGGATGATGACGTCCTGCGAGACGTCGACCAGGCGCCGGGTGAGGTAGCCCGAGTCGGCGGTACGCAGCGCCGTGTCGGCGAGGCCCTTGCGGGCACCGTGCGTGGCGATGAAGTACTCCAGCACCGACAGGCCCTCGCGGAAGTTCGCCTTGATGGGCCGCGGGATGATCTCGCCCTTCGGGTTGGCCACCAGACCGCGCATACCGGCGATCTGCCGCATCTGCATCATGTTTCCGCGCGCGCCGGAGTTGACCATGATGTAGACCGGGTTGGCCTTCGGGAAGTTCGACTCCATCTCCTTGGCGACCTCGCTGGTCGCCTTGGTCCACACCTCGACGAGCTCCTGCCGGCGCTCCTCCTCGGTGATGACACCACGCTGGTACTGCTTCTCGATCTTCTCGGCGTCACCCTCGTAGCGCTCGAGGATGGTGGCCTTGGCCGGCGGCGTCACGACGTCGTCGATGGCGATCGTGATGCCCGAGCGCGTGGCCCAGTGGAAGCCGGCCGCCTTGAGGGCGTCGAGCGTGTTGGCCACGACGACCTTGGGGTAGCGCTCGGCCAGGTCGTTGACGATCTGCCCGAGCTCCTTCTTCGTCACCGGGTAGTTGACGAAGCGGTAGTCCGCGGGCAGGGCGTCGTTGAACAGGCAGCGCCCGAGCGAGGTCTCGAGGATCGCCGGCTGCCCGGCCTCCCACGCCTCGGGAGCGTCCCACTTGGCGTTGCCCTGGCCGTTGTCGACCGACGTGACGCTGCCGAGCCGGATCTTCACCGGCGCCTGCAGGTTCAGCGTCTTCGTGTCGCGGGCCATGATCGCCTCGGCCGGCGAGCCGAAGACACGACCGGCGCCGTCCGCCTCGGGCTTGAGCGCCGTGAGGTGGTACAGCCCCAGGATCATGTCCTGCGTCGGCATCGTGACCGGCCGGCCGTCGGCCGGCTTGAGGATGTTGTTCGTCGACAGCATCAGGATCCGGGCCTCGGCCTGTGCCTCGGCCGACAGCGGCAGGTGCACCGCCATCTGGTCGCCGTCGAAGTCCGCGTTGAACGCGGTGCAGACGAGCGGGTGGATCTGGATGGCCTTGCCCTCGACCAGCTGCGGCTCGAAGGCCTGGATGCCGAGGCGGTGCAGCGTCGGCGCACGGTTGAGCAGCACCGGGTGCTCGCGGATGACCTCTTCGAGGACGTCCCACACCACCGGGCGCGCGCGCTCGACCATGCGCTTCGCCGACTTGATGTTCTGCGCGTGGCTGAGGTCGACGAGCCGCTTCATCACGAACGGCTTGAACAGCTCCAGCGCCATGCCCTTGGGCAGGCCGCACTGGTGCAGCTTGAGCTTCGGGCCGACGATGATCACCGAACGGCCGGAGTAGTCGACGCGCTTGCCGAGCAGGTTCTGGCGGAACCGGCCCTGCTTGCCCTTGAGCAGGTCCGACAGCGACTTCAGCGGCCGGTTGCCCGGGCCGGTGACCGGACGGCCACGACGGCCGTTGTCGAACAGGGCGTCGACGGACTCCTGCAGCATCCGCTTCTCGTTGTTGACGATGATCTCGGGCGCGCCGAGGTCGATCAGTCGCTTGAGGCGGTTGTTGCGGTTGATCACGCGGCGGTACAGGTCGTTGAGGTCGGAGGTCGCGAAGCGGCCGCCGTCGAGCTGCACCATCGGGCGAAGGTCCGGCGGGATGACCGGCACGCAGTCGAGCACCATGCCCTGCGGGCTGTTGGTGGTCGCCAGGAAGGAGGCGACGACCTTGAGGCGCTTGAGCGCACGCAGCTTCTTCTGGCCCTTGCCGCTGCGGATGGTCTCGCGCAGCAGCTCGGCCTCGGCGTCGAGGTCGAAGTTCTTCAGCAGCGTCTGCAGCGCCTCGGCGCCCATGCCACCGTCGAAGTAGTCGCCGAAGCGGTCGCGCAGCTCGCGGTAGAGGAGCTCGTCGCCGATGAGCTGCTTGACCTCGAGCTTGCGGAAGGTGTCGATGACCTCGTCGAGACGGTCGATCTCACGCTGCGCGCGGTCGCGGATCTGGCGCATCTCGCGCTCGCCGCCCTCGCGGACCTTGCGGCGGACGTCGCTCTTCGCGCCCTCGGCCTCGAGCTCGGCGAGGTCGGTCTCGAGCTTCTTGGCGCGCGTGTCGATGTCGGAGTCGCGCTTCTTCTCGAGCACGCCCTTCTCGGCGCTGATCTCGGCCTCGATCGTCGGGAGGTCGCGGTGACGCTCCTCGTCGTTGACGCCGGTGATCAGGTACGCGGCGAAGTAGATGATCTTCTCGAGATCCTTCGGCGCGAGGTCGAGCAGGTAGCCGAGGCGCGACGGGACGCCCTTGAAGTACCAGATGTGGGTGACCGGCGCGGCCAGCTCGATGTGACCCATCCGCTCACGGCGCACCTTGGCCCGGGTGACCTCGACGCCGCAACGCTCGCAGATGATGCCCTTGAAGCGGACCCGCTTGTACTTGCCGCAGTAGCACTCCCAGTCCCGGGTGGGACCGAAGATCTTCTCGCAGAACAGCCCGTCCTTCTCCGGCTTCAGGGTCCGGTAGTTGATGGTCTCGGGCTTCTTGACCTCGCCGTGGCTCCACTGCCGGATGTCGTCGGCGTTGGCCAGGCCGATACGCAGCTCGTCGAACACGTTGACGTCGAGCAAAGTTTCCTACCTTCTGTGGCAACTGCTGATGTGATGCCGCTTTTGGCGGCCTGGCGCAGCATGCTGCGCCAGGCCGCCAAAAGTGATCAGACCTCTTCGACCGAGCTGGGCTCGAAGCGGCGGGACAGGTCGATGCCGAGCTCCTCGGCGGCGCGGTACACGTCGTCGTCGGTGTCACGCATCTCGACGGCCGTGCCGTCGGAGGAGAGCACCTCCACGTTCAGGCACAGCGACTGGAGCTCCTTGAGCAGCACCTTGAACGACTCCGGGATGCCGGGCTCGGGGATGTTCTCGCCCTTGACGATCGCCTCGTACACCTTGACGCGGCCGAGGATGTCGTCGGACTTGATCGTCAGCAGCTCCTGCAGCGCGTACGCGGCGCCGTAGGCCTGCATCGCCCAGCACTCCATCTCGCCGAAGCGCTGGCCACCGAACTGCGCCTTACCACCCAGCGGCTGCTGCGTGATCATCGAGTACGGGCCGGTCGAGCGCGCGTGGATCTTGTCGTCGACCAGGTGCAGCAGCTTGAGGATGTAGACGTAGCCCACCGAGATCGGCTCCGGGAACGGCTCCCCGGAACGGCCGTCGAGCAGATTGGCCTTGCCGCTCGACCCGATCAGCTGCTGGCCGTCACGTGTCTTGCGCGTGGAGTCCAGCAGGCCGGTGATCTCGTGCTCGCGGGCGCCGTCGAACACCGGCGTCGCGACGTTGGTGTCCGGCTCGCCGGAGCGCGCGTGGTCGCCGAGGCGCGACGCCCACTCGGGCTGCCCTTCGATCTCCCAGCCCGTCTTGGCGACCCAGCCCAGGTGCGTCTCGAGGACCTGGCCGACGTTCATGCGGCTCGGCACGCCGAGCGGGTTCAGCACGATGTCGACCGGGGTGCCGTCCTCGAGGAACGGCATGTCCTCCGGCGGCAGGATCTTGGCGATGACGCCCTTGTTGCCGTGGCGGCCGGCGAGCTTGTCGCCGTCCTGGATCTTGCGCTTCTGGGCGATGTAGACGCGGACGAGCTCGTTCACGCCCGGGGGCAGCTCGTCGCCGTCCTCGCGGCTGAAGACGCGCACGCCGATGACCTTGCCGGCCTCGCCGTGGGGCACCTTGAGCGAGGTGTCGCGCACCTCGCGGGCCTTCTCGCCGAAGATCGCGCGCAGCAGCCGCTCCTCGGGCGTCAGCTCCGTCTCGCCCTTGGGCGTGACCTTGCCGACCAGGACGTCACCCGGGACGACGTCGGCGCCGATGCGCACGATGCCGCGCTCGTCGAGGTCGGCGAGGACCTCCTCGGAGACGTTGGGGATGTCGCGGGTGATCTCCTCGGCGCCCAGCTTGGTGTCGCGGGCGTCGACCTCGTGCTCCTCGATGTGGATCGAGGTGAGGACGTCGTCCTGGACGATGCGCTGGTTGAGGATGATCGCGTCCTCGTAGTTGTGGCCCTCCCACGGCATGAACGCGACCAGCATGTTCTTGCCCAGCGCCATCTCGCCGTCGTCGGTCGACGGGCCGTCGGCGATGACCTCGCCGACCTCGACGCGGTCGCCCTCGTCGACGATCGGCTTCTGGTTGTAGCTCGTGCCCTGGTTGGAGCGGGCGAACTTGGCCAGCCGGTACGTCTGATGGGTGCCGTCGTCGGCCATGACGGTGATGTAGTCGGCCGAGAGCTCGGTGACCACGCCGGCCTTGTCGGCCGTCACGACGTCGGCGGCGTCGACCGCGGCACGCAGCTCCATGCCGGTGCCGACGAGCGGGGCCTCGGTGCGCAGCAGCGGCACGGCCTGACGCTGCATGTTCGCGCCCATGAGCGCGCGGTTCGCGTCGTCGTGCTCGAGGAACGGGATCATGGCCGACGCGACCGACACCATCTGGCGCGGCGAGACGTCCATGTACTCCACGTCGGCGGGGTCGATCAGCTCGACCTCGCCGCCCTTGCGGCGCACGAGCACCTTGTCCTCGGCGAAGTTGCCCTTCGCGTCGATGACGGCGTTCGCCTGGGCGATGACGTAGCGGTCCTCCTCGTCGGCGGACAGGTACGCGATCTCGTCGGTGACCTTGCCGCCCTCGACCTTGCGGTACGGGGTCTCGACGAAGCCGAACGCGTTGACCCGACCGTAGGAGGCGAGCGAGCCGATCAGGCCGATGTTCGGGCCCTCCGGGGTCTCGATCGGGCACATGCGGCCGTAGTGCGACGGGTGGACGTCACGGACCTCCATGCCCGCGCGGTCGCGGGACAGGCCGCCCGGGCCGAGCGCGGACAGCCGGCGCTTGTGCGTCAGGCCGGCCAGCGGGTTGGTCTGGTCCATGAACTGGCTCAGCTGCGACGTGCCGAAGAACTCCTTGATGGAGGCGACGACCGGCCGGATGTTGATCAGCGTCTGCGGCGTGATGGCCTCGACGTCCTGGGTGGTCATGCGCTCGCGCACGACACGCTCCATGCGCGACAGGCCGACCCGGATCTGGTTCTGGATCAGCTCGCCCACGGTGCGCAGCCGGCGGTTGCCGAAGTGGTCGATGTCGTCGGTCTCGTAGCCCTCGTCGCCCGCGTGCAGGCGGATCAGGTACTCGATCGTCTTGACGATGTCGTCCTCGGTCAGCGTGCCCGTCTCGATGGCGACGTCGTGACCCAGCTTCTTGTTCAGCTTGTAGCGGCCGACCTTGGCCAGGTCGTAGCGCTTGCCGTTGAAGAAGAGGTTCTCCAGCAGCGCCTGCGCGGACTCGCGCGTCGGCGGCTCGCCCGGGCGCAGCTTGCGGTAGATGTCGAGCAGCGCCTCGTCCGAGGAGGTGATGTGGTCCTTCTCGAGGGTGGCCAGCAGCGTCTCGGACCACGAGAAGTGCTCGCGGATGCGGTCCTCGGTCCAGCCCAGGGCCTTGAGCAGCACGGTGACCGGCTGCCGGCGCTTGCGGTCGATGCGGACGCCGACGGTCGAACGCTTGTCGACGTCGAACTCCAGCCAGGCACCGCGGCTCGGGATGACCTTGACGCCGTAGACGTCGACGTCGGAGGTCTTGTCCAGCGCGCGGTCGAAGTAGACGCCCGGCGAACGGACCAGCTGCGACACCACGACACGCTCGGTGCCGTTGATGATGAAGGTGCCCTTGCGGGTCATGATCGGGAAGTCGCCCATGAACACCGTCTGCGACTTGATCTCGCCGGTGGTGTTGTTGGTGA
This window harbors:
- the rpsG gene encoding 30S ribosomal protein S7, encoding MPRKGPAPRRPLVIDPVYASPLVTQLVNKVLVGGKKSIAEGIVYGALEGTRDKTGADPVVTLKRALDNVKPALEVKSRRVGGATYQVPIEVKPGRSTTLALRWLVSYSRSRREKTMTERLMNEILDASNGLGASVKRREDTHKMAESNKAFAHYRW
- the rpsL gene encoding 30S ribosomal protein S12 yields the protein MPTIQQLVRKGREDKVDKTKTPALKGSPQRRGVCTRVYTTTPKKPNSALRKVARVRLTSQIEVTAYIPGVGHNLQEHSIVLVRGGRVKDLPGVRYKIIRGSLDTQGVRGRKQARSRYGAKKEKS
- a CDS encoding GNAT family N-acetyltransferase translates to MAELWIRDATPADAAACAAIYAPYVTDTAITFELDAPDATVFATRITAAQDAHAWLVGETGGRVIGYAYAGRYKTRAAYRWACEVSVYLEPGLRRTGAGRALYEALFERLVARGYRTAVAGMTLPNPASEGLHHALGFETVGVYRRIGWKHGAWHDVEWTQRRLVDGDAGPSREPG
- a CDS encoding DNA-directed RNA polymerase subunit beta' encodes the protein MLDVNVFDELRIGLANADDIRQWSHGEVKKPETINYRTLKPEKDGLFCEKIFGPTRDWECYCGKYKRVRFKGIICERCGVEVTRAKVRRERMGHIELAAPVTHIWYFKGVPSRLGYLLDLAPKDLEKIIYFAAYLITGVNDEERHRDLPTIEAEISAEKGVLEKKRDSDIDTRAKKLETDLAELEAEGAKSDVRRKVREGGEREMRQIRDRAQREIDRLDEVIDTFRKLEVKQLIGDELLYRELRDRFGDYFDGGMGAEALQTLLKNFDLDAEAELLRETIRSGKGQKKLRALKRLKVVASFLATTNSPQGMVLDCVPVIPPDLRPMVQLDGGRFATSDLNDLYRRVINRNNRLKRLIDLGAPEIIVNNEKRMLQESVDALFDNGRRGRPVTGPGNRPLKSLSDLLKGKQGRFRQNLLGKRVDYSGRSVIIVGPKLKLHQCGLPKGMALELFKPFVMKRLVDLSHAQNIKSAKRMVERARPVVWDVLEEVIREHPVLLNRAPTLHRLGIQAFEPQLVEGKAIQIHPLVCTAFNADFDGDQMAVHLPLSAEAQAEARILMLSTNNILKPADGRPVTMPTQDMILGLYHLTALKPEADGAGRVFGSPAEAIMARDTKTLNLQAPVKIRLGSVTSVDNGQGNAKWDAPEAWEAGQPAILETSLGRCLFNDALPADYRFVNYPVTKKELGQIVNDLAERYPKVVVANTLDALKAAGFHWATRSGITIAIDDVVTPPAKATILERYEGDAEKIEKQYQRGVITEEERRQELVEVWTKATSEVAKEMESNFPKANPVYIMVNSGARGNMMQMRQIAGMRGLVANPKGEIIPRPIKANFREGLSVLEYFIATHGARKGLADTALRTADSGYLTRRLVDVSQDVIIREEDCGTDRGLVMAIAAVQPDGTLLKDVHVETSVYARVLAEDITNGKTTVATAGTDLGDVLIDELVEAGISEVRVRSVLTCESSLGTCATCYGRSLATGKLVDVGEAVGIIAAQSIGEPGTQLTMRTFHTGGIAGDDITHGLPRVGELFEARVPKGMSPIAETSGRVRFEESDGSKGSSRRIVIIPDDGDEEKEYPITRRARPLVNDGDAVEAGTQLISGAVNPHDVLRIMGPREVQLHLVREVQEVYRSQGVAIHDKHIEVIIRQMLKRITVIESGATEFLPGSLVERTSFESENRRAVAEGNEPASGRPVLMGITKASLATESWLSAASFQETTRVLTDAAISAKSDSLVGLKENVIIGKLIPAGTGISRYRNVDVNPTEEARAAAFSMSGYDENDYYGFGNNTLGPAVPLDEFGYDDYR
- the rpoB gene encoding DNA-directed RNA polymerase subunit beta, with product MAVSRSGKSRSTLRSGIPGAPPRTSFAKIREPLEVPNLLALQTESFDWLVGNDLWRSRVGDDPAAQSGLEEILTELSPIEDFSGSMSLSFSNPRFEDVKASIEECKDKDMVYAAPLFVTAEFTNNTTGEIKSQTVFMGDFPIMTRKGTFIINGTERVVVSQLVRSPGVYFDRALDKTSDVDVYGVKVIPSRGAWLEFDVDKRSTVGVRIDRKRRQPVTVLLKALGWTEDRIREHFSWSETLLATLEKDHITSSDEALLDIYRKLRPGEPPTRESAQALLENLFFNGKRYDLAKVGRYKLNKKLGHDVAIETGTLTEDDIVKTIEYLIRLHAGDEGYETDDIDHFGNRRLRTVGELIQNQIRVGLSRMERVVRERMTTQDVEAITPQTLINIRPVVASIKEFFGTSQLSQFMDQTNPLAGLTHKRRLSALGPGGLSRDRAGMEVRDVHPSHYGRMCPIETPEGPNIGLIGSLASYGRVNAFGFVETPYRKVEGGKVTDEIAYLSADEEDRYVIAQANAVIDAKGNFAEDKVLVRRKGGEVELIDPADVEYMDVSPRQMVSVASAMIPFLEHDDANRALMGANMQRQAVPLLRTEAPLVGTGMELRAAVDAADVVTADKAGVVTELSADYITVMADDGTHQTYRLAKFARSNQGTSYNQKPIVDEGDRVEVGEVIADGPSTDDGEMALGKNMLVAFMPWEGHNYEDAIILNQRIVQDDVLTSIHIEEHEVDARDTKLGAEEITRDIPNVSEEVLADLDERGIVRIGADVVPGDVLVGKVTPKGETELTPEERLLRAIFGEKAREVRDTSLKVPHGEAGKVIGVRVFSREDGDELPPGVNELVRVYIAQKRKIQDGDKLAGRHGNKGVIAKILPPEDMPFLEDGTPVDIVLNPLGVPSRMNVGQVLETHLGWVAKTGWEIEGQPEWASRLGDHARSGEPDTNVATPVFDGAREHEITGLLDSTRKTRDGQQLIGSSGKANLLDGRSGEPFPEPISVGYVYILKLLHLVDDKIHARSTGPYSMITQQPLGGKAQFGGQRFGEMECWAMQAYGAAYALQELLTIKSDDILGRVKVYEAIVKGENIPEPGIPESFKVLLKELQSLCLNVEVLSSDGTAVEMRDTDDDVYRAAEELGIDLSRRFEPSSVEEV